One Rossellomorea aquimaris DNA window includes the following coding sequences:
- a CDS encoding ATP-binding protein, with protein sequence MSKLRDVISISISDEEELILATDCSGGIGNKEGDVVLADPETVGYYCFRVAVMECLAVGTRLKAIQLLNFTSEAVWDQYCSGVMKGLSEMNLDGTPITGSTESNIGLNQSALGVTCIGIRNKKRPITSCTNLAYALIGTPLVGNEVIKQHASIAPLSLFMNCVHHSSIVDIMPVGSKGVIHELSLLLGKPLRRENVTSTHDLDKSSGPSTSFIISYRKAEERAVKDLTNDFFHSLDLQ encoded by the coding sequence ATGAGCAAGCTTCGAGATGTTATATCCATTTCAATTTCAGATGAGGAAGAGCTGATACTGGCTACTGATTGCAGCGGAGGGATTGGAAATAAAGAAGGAGATGTAGTCCTTGCGGATCCTGAGACAGTGGGTTATTACTGTTTCCGTGTAGCAGTGATGGAATGTTTGGCCGTGGGAACAAGGCTGAAAGCTATTCAATTACTGAACTTTACAAGTGAAGCTGTATGGGATCAGTATTGCAGTGGTGTGATGAAAGGTTTAAGTGAAATGAACCTGGATGGTACTCCAATTACAGGGAGTACTGAATCAAATATCGGTCTTAATCAATCGGCACTTGGAGTTACGTGTATTGGGATCAGAAACAAGAAAAGACCCATTACCTCTTGTACAAATCTTGCTTATGCGCTTATCGGAACCCCCCTGGTAGGAAATGAAGTGATAAAACAACATGCTTCCATTGCTCCACTATCTCTATTTATGAACTGTGTTCATCACTCGTCTATCGTCGATATAATGCCAGTCGGCTCTAAAGGCGTTATTCATGAACTTTCTCTCTTATTAGGGAAGCCATTAAGAAGAGAGAATGTCACTTCAACCCATGACTTGGACAAATCCAGCGGGCCTTCTACTTCATTCATCATTTCTTACAGAAAAGCGGAAGAACGTGCTGTGAAAGACCTTACAAATGATTTCTTCCATTCACTTGATTTGCAGTGA